The stretch of DNA CTACTATTAAGCAAGTACCCACCATGAACCAGGCAATGTGTTACAAACTTTACCTGTATTATCACACTTACTCCTCTCAGTAACCCTATAAATATTGGTACATTTTTATAGTTAAAATGTATTAAGATTACCTTATCAGTTCAAACTCACAGAAGTAGCAAATAGCAGGGTTATCATCTAAATTAAGTTTTGTGTGATGCTAACAATGCTGCTCTTTGCCCTGGGCTCAACTGCCTTTTCAACCCTTAACCCATTTATTGGGGTGATTCCTGCAAGTTGGCATTCACTTCTTCAGTGGGTATTTATTGAATACTGGTGTAATCTAGGTCCGAGGGAAACAATGGTGAGCAAGATAGGTACAATATGACCTCGAGGAACTGACAGGCGAATGGGTTAGTAGCTTCCATCTTTAACTTCTATAATGTGGTACATGGAACTGGATAGCTTTATGTGACCTCTCTAAAattcatttttgtcatttaaagACAGAAGTATCTATGAGTAAATACATTTGTAACTATAAATGAATATCTCATGTTTATgtctccattaaaaaaatgattaaagtgaATCTCTCAGAAATTCCtcggccatccagtggttagaactccatgctttcaGTGCTGAGGgccttaggttcaatccctggttgggtaagGTCCCAAAAGCCACTTGGTGTGgcccaaaaacaaaacaagagagtATCATCCATTACGTAACTTTTGAAGAGCACATctaggaaaaatgaaacaaacacgAATTAATTAcatgttccctggtagctcagcggtaaagaatctgcctgcaatgcaggagatgtaagagatgcaggctagatccctgggtggggaagatcctctggagaaggtcatggcaaatactccagtattcttgagtggagaatcccatggacagaagagactggtaggctatggtccacagggtcgcacagtcggacacaactgaagcaacttagcaccctatgtaaaatattttgctgGGCACTTTTACATATTCTGTCATAGATGGTGAACCAGAGACTACAAATCACCACATCCGCAAACCACCCTGTTTCTGTCATGGGGACAGAACacactttcattctttctgcttttcctaGACTTGGACCCTGACAAGTCATCCACTCACAAATACAGAGCACATTTCATGTATGAAATGAGCAGTATAAAGtgctgtaaagaaaataaattatttaaatggtCTCTGAGGGCAAAGAAATTTTGAGCAATCTAGAaagacctttaaaaatatttatatacgagagagagagaggcaagtACAAAGTGACCAAAGCAAGGTATACTGATTGTATTATCACACTTGATCCCCAATACTACCCTCTGAGGATGTACAAATTATTATCTCTGTTTCATACAAAAGGAAACACAGGTCTGTAGACAGTAAGAAATGCTCAAGGTTTACTCAGTCAGTAAagggattcaaacccaagttCTGACTCCTTAAGACCCATTTCTGTAACACTGACAGCAAACCCAGTAACTACAGTTCCATAGGCAAGGAATAGCAAGAGGGCAGTATAAATAtagacagaaaggaaagatgcAGCTGAAAAGTTAGGATGGGGCCCAATGTGATGCTTGGACTTCATTCTGCAAACCCGGAGAATCAACGAAAGGTTTCTAAGAAAGGCAGAAACTACTGCGATTTTAGGTAATAAAGTTTCTTGACACAGAAATACCttgcagaaaaaaaatcagttttaccATTTGCCTCCATAACCTTAGACAAATTTTTCTCTGGCCTCAACTCTCACAGCTAAttgtgggctgtgtgtgtgctcaggcgctcatttgtgttcaactctttgtgaccccatggactgtaggccctcgagctcctctgtccatgggcttttccaggcgaAAACACTGAACTGGGCTGCTTActactttaggggatcttcccgagccggGGATCGAACACGCATCTCCTGCGTTgaaggcggactctttaccacatTAAGATTAAGATGACCACATTAAGATTAATTAAGAGAACAATTTCGCATTGGATTACTGTTCAATTAAACAGTACTGGTGATGAAACGATATAGGGTATGACACAAGGGGGCGCTCGATAAACGTGGATTTCCATTTTAAGTAGGAAAAAGCAttcggttttcttttttttttttaataggtacaCAGGATCCAGCAAAGCCAGAATGAGAAATCCTGCTAGCTTCAGCGGCAGCCACATCTCAGTTGGCAAAAACCTCACATAGGCTCACCGTTTCCAGGGTTACGCTCTCATGTCTCACTTATCTGAATCCGCCACTGGACCAAGAAACTCTAACCAACCCCGAGCAAATCCCCCAAGAGCTCTCTATAGACCCTCCCAACCTACCCCGCCCTCTCTTTATAGGCGGCTCGCCGATGATATCATGTCCACTTCCGTTTCTGAAAAGGGCATCTCTTCATTCTCTACGGTCGCTCTAGGCTGACGCTTCCACGGCTGGCTCTGAAGCTCAATGGTTGCTGGGCGGGGCTGTGACGTCCTTGGCGTGGCTGCAGGGGAGGCCGCGGCGGGGAAAATGGCGGACGGGAAGGCGGGAGAGGAGAAGCCTGAGAAACCGCAGCGAGCTGGAGCCGCCGGAGGTGAACACAACCCCAGCGTCGCGGGCTATGTGGGATGCTCTGAGCCTTTCTTTGAGCTTCCCGGGGTGGGGGGAGTAGACTGGGGCGAGAGTGGGCGGATCTGGCCCTCACCCGGCCAGGTGCTGGGCCCATACGAGCCCCGGGCACGCCCGGTGCGGCCCACCGGGATCCCGGCCCACATCGCCTCCTTACCGGGGAAGAGCCGGTCACTGTTCGTCACCTCCTGGCCCCAGCAGAGACCCTGCTTCCGAAGAGAAGGGAGATGGGCACCAGAAAGGGGGACCGAACTCGGGGTGGGACTCGCAGTGGCGGTGCCCGAGCCGCTACCGCCACACCGGAGACGCACATCACACAAAACGCACACGCGCGCTCACTCTGCCCGAGTCACCGAGCAGTGACCGCAGGAACTGGCCGCAGGCCGAGTTTCCGATGGTGCCGGCCTCTCAGTTACACCTAGGAGTTAGTTTGCTGCTCCCTTCTCACTGAGGAAGTGGACTGTCCTGGCCTTTTTCATTCCTTCATTTTAAAGCCTAATACTGATCCTGTAAGGGCTGGGTCGAGGCGATGGAGGGAAAGAGGAATACCTTTGCCTGTCACCTGGTTTAATCGTTGGGGTCTAGGATTAGGGtttgattgcctttctttgaactGTCTGCCTTTTATGTGCTAGGCTGTTGCCAGCCAGCTGCCTGCCAGATCTCTAGGTGGCTAAATAGGCTAGTGTGACTCTTCCCTAtttgttaagatgtcagttcAGGTTGTAGCTATCTTTATTCTGTCACCCCCAATCCTCTAAATTTGGGTCTTGTGCATTAAGGAAAAGAAACACCATGTAATCTGTCTAGCTTTCCCGTCCCTTTGTCCTAACAAGGCTAGTTTAACACGTGCAAGCTGATAATGTCTTTAGAACGTTTTTAAGTACCACACTGTCCTACTTCTCCAAGTCTTATCCCTGAAAGTATTTAAtatgagaaaatacagaaaattagtAGTATATGAAGGTAACTGTTAGGCCCGCCTAACAAGTTTGATGTGAATTAACTTGGGAACGAAATTGAAAAAAGTGTAATATTCGGTTACTTTGGAcccagaatttcctttttaaaaaatacataaggtGCTGTTAGTTGAGCCCAAACTCCTTCACCCTTTCcacttccctcccttcttttttgttgttttactaGTAAAACAGCTTATGAAACAACAGTTTAAACCGTTTAGTACTGCCTCTTTAGCGGCTTTCTGTGGCCAAAATTGGAAATTACCAAGTAAAATTACACTTAGAAATTAGTCTGAGGAAAAACAAAGATCTGTAGCCCAAAAGGCCTTATCTGACTTACAGACTACCGCTTAAGAATGGTTTTTTGTCTTAGATGAGTATCTGTGTTTAATGTGAGCCAAAATGTAgcttgagggaattccctgggggctTAGCAGTTAGAATTCCCAGGGCTTCACTGcctggcctgggttcagtctctgcccCGGGAACTGAGATTTCACAACACACCTGGCTGAAgtagccaaaacaaaacagaaaaatgtccTTAAGTGTCAGCATAATTCCACTGTGTAATTTATCCACCACCCTTTCGTTAGGTATAATTTATTCTGTAGTATGAATATTGGTGTTTCTGTGTTAGCGTATTTTTGTGACAAGAATGATataaaattaccttttttttACTAATTGCTATCAAAAGTTGTATCCTTGTTAGTGACTCAGGCTGATATTCTTTAATAACGTCTACATAATTGCCTTGAGTGTGCCTTCCTTTATAAGAAAATAGCAGTTATATGTTAACCATTTTTGAATGACATGTTTTTAATGAAGTTGTACAAAAAAATCATAGTTAAAACATTTATGCCATCCATGGATATTGCTAAATTGATAAAATTTTATGGCAAGTAGGCACTATTTAACACTTGGCCAGTTTGTATTGCGGGGGGCTTACCTAgggatttttctgatttttagctCCTACTGAACAATCCATTAAATTGGaaatataagtatttttttaagaagttaaCATGAGTTTATATTAATAAGAGAAGCTACTTACTTGAACTTCCTGCTCTCACCTTTAACGGGAGGGATAATGTTAAGGGTTAGGCTTTGggtagcttttctcttttttcttcccgTTGGCTAAATTTTTGTAGCTCCTTGAAATAAGTAGAAATTTTAGAGCTATTCATGTTGTAATCATATTCACCTCAAGCTATTTTATGTTTCTAATAAATAAGTTAATGAAATTGACGTTTCTTCTGTCAAGAGGGTTTTGAGTATATTCTCATTTAAACTGCACACCAGTCCTATTAGAGATGTAGATGtatactctttttcagacaaagAAGCTACCAGAATGCAAATGGGTCATGAAGGGTATCCTTATGGACTTAAAACTTACTAGGTAATTTTTTCAAAGTAAGGTACCTTTTTGACTCTCAAGGCCCACCTCTCCTCCTCAACTAttcagtgaaagaagagaaaaaaaaatgctagtaCTGTATTTTGATTTCACATTAACTAATCTACACATTTTATTTGCTCAGAATACAAACTAGATAAAATCTCTTATTTAGATACTCCTTGATAAAGAATCTAATAATAACTGTCCATATTTGTTataaagtgatttatttttttaaaactacatattTTTTCACTCTTTAAAATGTAAGTCACATTGCTAAGATTTTTCACATTACTAATCTGGCCATTCAAAATTTTGTTTTCGACAGTGTCAGAATAGAAAACATCTCATTAAATAAATTGGAAACAGCAGTTCATGATTATAAGCCCTACCCGCCCACCCCAACTGCTAAAGTAGTACATGTTGTATTTAAGGGAAGACACTTAATGGACTTTAAAACACTTTAATGGTCTTGATAGTTTGCCTGTTCAGATGACAGGAACACAGATGTGAATAAAATTTGAGTTGCCAGCAGTTGGTTAGTTAATTGTAGTTTTCCCAACTCCTGTTCACGCTACCTTTTTCTAGAGCAGTAATTCTAGAAATCTTCCCCAGGCATCATAGGAGTGGACAGATAGTATTATGTTCCATGTATTAGCACATACTAGTTCAGTTAGTTGTCACACTTAATGTTGTTCTTAATATTATAGTAATAACTATGCTTTTCACTTTTCCTCGTATTtatgctttgctttttctatattctttGTTCCCGAACTATTTTTTGGGTAAAAGTATTGGTAGAATTCAGAATAGATAGGTTTTAAAAGAACCAGACACTAGAATCAAAACTAAATGTtctttgtgttgtttgttttgatgttttTCAGAGTTTGTGTTTGCACAAACTTGTGCCTTTAGTGGTGTATAGATTGCTTCTATATgtaaattcagtgtttttttttttttaaatctgtttcaaTACACAGAGCCAGTAAGTTTTCCGTTTTAGCTGTGCCAGTCACAGAGAAGTAGTAGTTATCACTGTTTGGGTTTTCCTGTAAAATTCATACTTGATTAAAACTGTAAGGATACAGAATAAAATTTGGCATAAATGATTTTAGCGATAGACTGAAAAATGTTTGCATAATACTGTCTTTTTAAGAAATTCTAAATTGAATTCTACATTTCAGATATTGAGTAGCAATCTTACATTCTTCAGGtgcttttgtaattttatatCTAAATAAGTGAATTCAGACAGCTATTGCAATGCTCTTTCCTTCCTAAGGAAGTCCCAAAACCTAATACTGCTTAATTTCTCCCCTACATTGTTATTACAACTTTCACCCCTCTAAAGGTAATAAagagtttcttttattttcctgtaaaCAAAATCAAATGTTCTGTTCAAAGTGCTTATTAATTTAGCTACCCCATCTttccaaaattatataaattggGATCTATAATCTCTTGTCCTTTATTACTCGTCAGTCTGTTTGATTTCCCCTTTTCTACCCGTTCTTTCTTTTTGTCATGTTTTCCGAACTTTTGTCAGGGTCATTCCTTAGAGAATCTTCTCTTTCTCCATAAATATTCATCTGGTGTAGCAGAATACATTGTACAGGGTAAATTGATAAActtgggaaagaaaatatttaataatcagCCAGTTTTCTTCTGTCTTGCTTCCCAGTATGTTCTTAAATAGCCTTCATGTGTAACGTTCAAGATGTTAACTCATTTCATTTGTTAATATAAACAAGCAAAATTACTGAAAGACATCTTGCATTCCATGTCTACATGTGTGTGCCTTCTGttagaaattatcatttttaGCTCATCTTTTTTTATGGTGAAAAAATAATGTGTGAACCTAAATATAATTGTTGATCACTCTTTAAGAATAGGCTAAACAGATGGTAATCGAGCTTTGAGAGTAGAATTAAGTTACTAAAGAGGAGATGACCTTGATGTCTTCCTTGAAGTTCCTTTCTAAAGATTGTGTGAAATGTTCATGAAGAACACATCACTCAAGAAAGTTACTGCAGGCTGTACTGTGTAGTTTGGGCCATAATGGGCTGGTCATAAAAAGTTACTTTGTATAACTAGTAGTATACTATTGAAGAATATTAGATGTTATATTAGTCAAATGTATTCTATGATGTGACTAGTTGCCAACAACCATTTCATGTAGAAGAGTTTATAGTTCTTAATTTATGAAAAGCAAAATTCCACAGGTAATTAGATTATTATGCAACTTAGAGTGTTTAGTTGAAGGGTCTTTTTGTGAactctatttttataattttgaattgcTCTGTATTTTATGCTAGTTAATTCATGGGAGCCTCTTCTACTGCCACACAATCTCAGTTCCTGCTGTATGCTCTAACAAACAGTGGAAGAGACTGTTGGGTCAGTAGGTGACAACTGCAGAGGTGTCTTCCTTATAACGATGCTTTTTGAGGTTGCTGCTCCCATCAATCTGCTCAGTAAAAATAGCTCATCTTGGTAAGTTGTTTCGACTTCACCAGGACCTGAAGAAGAAGCAGAAAAACCTGTGAAAACTAAGACTGTTTCTTCCAGTAATGGAGGGGAAAATTCCAGTCGCAGCGCTGAGAAGCGATCAGCCGAAGATGAAACTGCAGACCTCCCAACAAAGCCTACAAAGATCTCCAAGTTTGGGTTTGCCATAGGTAGTCAGACGACAAGGAAAGCCTCGGCCATATCCATCAAACTCGGCTCAAGTGTGAGTTCCTCTGTTATCTTTGTGACGGGTCTTAAGGATTTGTTTGGAAACCTGCTTTTATTGGATTATGATAAATTAAGTATAAAATGATACATTGGTGCATGAACTTATAACATGTAAGTAGCTAAGAAAATTATTAGTATAGTCAAGGAAAGTCTGGATGAATTATAAAtcaagctgttttttaaaaaggtttggAATATGAGAAGGAACAAATATTGTAGGGAATATATGACTTATAAAGTAATAGCTTACAATTTCCTAACTTGTGCAAAACCTCTGAAAAATACTTTCAGagtttcagtttatcttttaattcCAGTGATGTTAAAAAATACTATCTCTAGAAATCATTTGTGTCGTAAAAGATTAATGTTAGTAAGGTACTGCTTAATAAGAGCTTCCTGATAAACTTACTTTGGAGCTACAAGTGGATGTTAAGCATTAAAACCTATGATAGTAGTCCTTTGTAGATCAACTTTTGATTTCTTGTTTTTAGATATAAACCTTGAATTAGTACTTATTAACTGTTGAGTGTctggaaaataaatattagatTGAAGCCTTAGTCATTTGACTATTTCTGATCTACAGAAGTGATAATTTCCTGTGATTCAACTAAATAGGTCTCCTCTAAGAAAAAGGAACTTACTTTAATAGCATATTGCCGTTGACTTTAGAAAATGGTTATACATTCTTGTATAAGGAGTATAATCCTAAAATTGCTTTGGTTTATTCATGTCCTGTGAAAATTAATGCTCAGTTGCCAGGTACATATAGCTTGATATCTTCATTAGATGTTCAAAGATTTTTAAGtggatcaggaaaaaaaaatatggatcaGATTCCTACTAGAGTGCGTGCGTTTGAGCTACACGTCTAGTTTTTATAAAGCTACTACTCCTTAGAACCCCCACTCCTGCCATATGGtgttttgccttttcttcctttttgtaaAAAATTTAGTCTGAACAAAAGGCATTCAGCTTATAACTTCATTATTTCATGACTCTTCTCCCTACTTGAGCTGATTTTTTTGGTTTAACCTGTTTTTTATAACATTACTTATACCCACctgcataaatatttactttttttcattgtcattaaAGATATGGTTCTCATGTACACTTCTCATATAGGTGTTCCCCTTGGTAATAGATTTTACTGTGGTTGAACATACCACAGAAGTCAGATACCCATATACCTACTTTTTCTAAGTCATTGAAATGATTTAGTAATTGCTGATCATTTTAGTTAGGAGGGTTATGCTTAAAAAGGCCTATTCACTAAAACTTTAacctttagaaaacaaactttttttttttttccataaaacaaACCAAAGTGTAAACATAATCTTGGTGAAGTGAGAT from Dama dama isolate Ldn47 chromosome 31, ASM3311817v1, whole genome shotgun sequence encodes:
- the PCNP gene encoding PEST proteolytic signal-containing nuclear protein isoform X1, whose translation is MADGKAGEEKPEKPQRAGAAGGPEEEAEKPVKTKTVSSSNGGENSSRSAEKRSAEDETADLPTKPTKISKFGFAIGSQTTRKASAISIKLGSSKPKEPVPTLAPKTLSVAAAFNEDEDSEPEEMPPEAKMRMKNIGRDTPTSAGPNSFNKGKHGFSDNQKLWERNIKSHLGNVHDQDN